Proteins encoded within one genomic window of Phototrophicus methaneseepsis:
- a CDS encoding ArnT family glycosyltransferase: MPMKRTIYRILMAAATLLLLAAFAIYVAYAINIIQFPYDYDQGEGFELVDTILYSQFQWPYQNTDDYPFYSSNYPPVFHILPVPFVWLFGPSYAYGRLLSFIGTLITAALIAYAINREGQRPWVAILCALAFLSSNMIYHNGPLFRQHMTMVLFETASVVLLTWAYPAHKWRYIALAFGFLILAGYTKQLAAITAIAVLMWLFLRSPRQAILWGIRFAVVGFAIFIGLTLATQGEWWRQAIVANVNHFDPIQALGLVKLWFQLHGALLIPAGLLVLYELYIDRLSLYSIWFVATTIFGVIGAGTWGAGDSYYATSITAMCILTGILFSRTLNHGWQFPDNFYVRALSPTLGPVARQLASTAFVIIPVAFIAYAISTFKMPTEGPIFGDVAAQLHIQPNVLGRHYDSASYDVLGYANIGHFTTAEDMEAGKQIVEIIQGTDGLVMSEDAGFELAAGRPVISNPTQLRNLYLNGEWNGTTLINMVENQEFALIILRASFYPDPMLQVVLERYTPQESISLNGFTYVFWRPAGEASTSEQTE, encoded by the coding sequence ATGCCTATGAAACGTACGATTTACCGCATCTTGATGGCAGCAGCCACCCTGCTACTGCTCGCTGCCTTCGCTATTTATGTGGCCTACGCCATCAATATCATCCAGTTTCCCTATGATTACGACCAGGGCGAAGGCTTTGAACTAGTCGACACAATTCTATACAGTCAGTTCCAGTGGCCTTATCAAAATACAGACGACTACCCTTTCTATAGCAGCAACTACCCGCCTGTTTTCCATATACTGCCGGTGCCTTTCGTATGGCTGTTTGGCCCCAGTTATGCATATGGCCGCTTGTTGAGCTTTATTGGCACGCTCATCACCGCAGCACTGATTGCCTACGCGATCAACCGTGAAGGTCAACGTCCATGGGTCGCGATCCTCTGTGCCCTGGCTTTCCTTTCATCGAACATGATCTACCATAATGGGCCTTTGTTCCGCCAGCACATGACCATGGTGCTCTTCGAGACAGCATCCGTCGTCTTACTCACCTGGGCTTACCCTGCCCACAAATGGCGTTATATCGCGCTGGCCTTTGGCTTCTTGATACTAGCTGGCTATACGAAACAACTCGCGGCCATTACGGCTATAGCTGTGCTGATGTGGCTTTTTCTGCGCAGCCCGCGCCAAGCTATCTTGTGGGGGATACGATTTGCAGTTGTCGGGTTTGCCATCTTCATCGGGTTAACATTGGCAACTCAGGGTGAATGGTGGCGGCAAGCGATTGTGGCAAATGTCAACCACTTTGACCCTATTCAGGCTTTAGGGCTGGTCAAACTGTGGTTCCAGCTACATGGCGCCTTACTCATACCAGCGGGGTTACTGGTCTTGTATGAGCTTTATATAGATCGCCTCTCCCTATACAGCATCTGGTTTGTTGCTACGACGATCTTTGGCGTTATCGGGGCCGGCACATGGGGCGCAGGCGATAGCTACTATGCGACATCTATCACTGCAATGTGTATCCTGACAGGCATTTTATTCAGTCGGACGCTAAACCACGGCTGGCAATTCCCGGATAACTTTTACGTGCGTGCCTTAAGCCCCACTCTTGGGCCTGTAGCACGTCAACTAGCCAGCACAGCGTTTGTCATTATTCCCGTCGCCTTTATAGCCTATGCAATCAGTACGTTCAAAATGCCCACAGAAGGCCCTATATTTGGCGATGTAGCAGCACAACTCCATATTCAGCCAAATGTGTTAGGACGCCACTACGATAGCGCCAGTTACGATGTTTTGGGCTATGCGAATATCGGCCACTTCACGACAGCAGAAGACATGGAAGCAGGCAAGCAGATTGTTGAAATCATTCAGGGGACGGATGGCCTCGTCATGAGTGAAGACGCAGGCTTTGAATTGGCCGCCGGGCGCCCTGTTATCAGCAACCCGACCCAACTCCGCAACTTATACCTGAACGGCGAATGGAACGGGACCACCCTCATTAACATGGTAGAAAATCAAGAATTTGCGCTCATTATCCTGCGTGCTAGCTTCTATCCAGACCCTATGCTCCAGGTCGTTTTAGAGCGCTATACGCCGCAGGAAAGCATCAGCCTGAATGGTTTTACCTATGTCTTCTGGCGGCCAGCGGGAGAAGCATCAACAAGCGAACAAACAGAATAA
- the aspS gene encoding aspartate--tRNA ligase has product MLKTRTCGELRPEDAGQEVVLAGWVNRRRDQGGLIFIDLRDRWGITQVVVDRDSAPEAHSTADQARNEFVLQVKGVVRTRPEGSENLDLPTGRIDVFANDIKILNVAKTPPFYINDDERLEREGLDESIRMKHRYLDLRRQKMQKNIVLRHRALKFIRDYLDKQSFVEVETPILFKTTPEGARDFLVPSRLQPGKFYALPQSPQQLKQMLMVAGFEKYFQIARCFRDEDLRGQRQPEFTQLDMELSFVEREDVMQLNEGLMTALVEAVAPDKTIMQKPFPRILYKDAMEQYGTDRPDIRYDLRAIDVTEIAGQSGFSVFVSNVKDGKPVKCIRAPKMAGDLSGTQLRKVAGELEDLAKKAGAKGLAYMALPNEEDGEVKGPIGKFFTVDQKLALFEAVGAEPGDLLLFVSDKREVCQAVTEALRPNLAEQLGLLDPNTLAFCWVIDFPMFLWDEEEKRWDPSQHMFTMPMPEDVDMLNTAPGEARGSQYDMVCNGHEVAGGSIRIHDREIQKQIFPLIGLDMDRAMQQFGHILEAFEYGVPPHGGIAWGIDRVVALLAGEPNIREVIAFPKTQTGADAMAGAPSDADEKQLADLFIKLDLPEDEDED; this is encoded by the coding sequence ATGTTGAAGACACGCACTTGTGGTGAATTACGCCCAGAAGACGCCGGCCAGGAGGTTGTGCTCGCGGGATGGGTCAACCGTCGCCGGGACCAGGGCGGCTTAATTTTTATTGATTTACGAGATCGTTGGGGCATCACCCAGGTGGTGGTGGACCGCGATAGCGCCCCTGAAGCCCATTCCACGGCAGATCAGGCGCGTAATGAATTTGTATTACAGGTGAAGGGCGTTGTTCGCACTCGCCCAGAGGGTTCAGAGAATCTGGATTTGCCCACGGGGCGTATTGATGTCTTTGCTAATGACATCAAGATATTGAATGTGGCTAAGACGCCGCCATTCTACATTAACGACGACGAGCGCCTTGAACGTGAAGGGCTTGATGAGTCGATCCGTATGAAGCATCGCTATCTGGACTTGCGCCGCCAGAAAATGCAAAAGAATATCGTGCTGCGGCACCGTGCGCTTAAGTTTATCCGCGATTACCTGGATAAGCAGAGCTTTGTAGAAGTCGAGACGCCAATTCTGTTTAAGACGACGCCAGAGGGTGCTCGCGACTTCCTGGTGCCGAGCCGCTTGCAACCGGGTAAATTCTACGCCTTGCCGCAATCGCCACAACAACTCAAACAAATGCTGATGGTGGCTGGTTTTGAGAAGTACTTCCAGATTGCGCGTTGCTTCCGTGATGAGGATTTACGTGGCCAGCGCCAACCGGAATTTACACAGCTCGATATGGAACTGAGCTTTGTCGAGCGCGAAGACGTCATGCAGCTCAACGAAGGGCTTATGACAGCCTTGGTCGAGGCTGTCGCGCCCGATAAAACGATCATGCAAAAGCCGTTTCCTCGTATCTTGTATAAGGACGCGATGGAACAATATGGCACTGATCGTCCTGACATCCGTTATGATTTGCGCGCCATCGATGTGACCGAGATTGCTGGTCAGAGTGGCTTCAGTGTCTTTGTGAGCAACGTAAAAGATGGCAAGCCTGTTAAATGCATTCGTGCGCCTAAGATGGCTGGCGATCTCAGCGGTACGCAATTGCGTAAAGTCGCTGGTGAACTGGAAGATTTGGCGAAGAAGGCTGGTGCTAAGGGCCTCGCTTATATGGCATTGCCAAACGAAGAAGATGGCGAGGTAAAGGGGCCAATTGGTAAATTCTTCACTGTCGACCAGAAGCTGGCTTTGTTTGAGGCTGTGGGTGCGGAACCCGGTGACTTGCTCCTGTTTGTCTCCGATAAGCGGGAAGTTTGCCAGGCTGTTACGGAAGCGCTGCGCCCCAATCTGGCGGAGCAACTGGGCCTGCTGGACCCGAATACACTGGCTTTCTGCTGGGTGATCGACTTCCCCATGTTCCTTTGGGATGAAGAAGAAAAACGTTGGGACCCATCACAGCATATGTTTACCATGCCCATGCCGGAAGATGTCGATATGCTGAATACGGCCCCTGGCGAGGCGCGCGGTTCTCAATACGATATGGTCTGTAATGGGCACGAGGTAGCGGGTGGCAGCATTCGTATCCACGACCGCGAGATTCAGAAGCAGATCTTCCCGTTAATCGGGCTGGATATGGACCGTGCGATGCAGCAGTTCGGTCATATTCTGGAGGCCTTCGAATATGGTGTGCCGCCGCATGGCGGTATTGCCTGGGGTATTGATCGCGTGGTGGCTTTGCTCGCTGGTGAACCCAATATCCGTGAGGTTATTGCTTTCCCCAAGACGCAAACAGGCGCGGATGCAATGGCAGGTGCACCTTCCGATGCTGATGAGAAACAGCTCGCGGATTTGTTCATCAAGCTGGATTTGCCAGAAGATGAAGACGAAGACTAA
- a CDS encoding LCP family protein, protein MTDFTQYQTGAHDDNTTVNPRVAGSDENVSIPAPSAQPIYSTSYYLGKNTNSDSAEQEPYSPQRARKRRSRNRNALSEWAWVIIAGALFSIVLIMSLSAFLLVRSSQQEMEVIPTADISAALPTPVLALSDYSNEVGLDVGETLLLPDGSSIILEPWDGQSRFTMVMVGLDRRPGETGLTYRTDTMMIVSLNPTTNSIGILSIPRDLYVDVPGYSSLLRINSPMIYGELQSPGYGPILMQQTVQRNFGIRVNEYVAIDFQAFIDVVDAIGGVDVTIDYTINDPQYPDMNYGYDPFYLPTGTHHLNGYDTLRFARTRHGDSDISRAERQQQAIFAIRDKIMRADMVPTLVLQAPAFWQAWEEHVYTGLTLEQIIQLGLYAKDIPAENIHTGVMDYYYLQPYTTAKGEAVLIPNRGRMSDLMVEVFGADYNQ, encoded by the coding sequence ATGACAGATTTCACCCAGTATCAAACAGGCGCTCACGATGATAACACGACGGTGAATCCGCGTGTAGCGGGAAGCGATGAGAACGTATCCATCCCCGCACCCAGCGCCCAGCCAATCTACAGCACCAGTTACTACCTGGGCAAAAATACAAATTCTGATTCAGCGGAGCAAGAACCTTACTCCCCGCAGCGTGCTCGTAAGCGGCGTTCACGGAACCGCAATGCACTCAGCGAATGGGCATGGGTGATTATTGCCGGGGCACTTTTCTCTATCGTGCTCATCATGAGCCTGAGTGCATTTTTGCTCGTCAGATCATCCCAACAAGAGATGGAAGTCATCCCAACTGCAGATATTTCAGCTGCCCTCCCAACGCCAGTCCTGGCATTGAGCGACTATTCCAACGAAGTTGGCCTGGATGTTGGTGAGACGCTCCTTCTGCCAGATGGCAGCAGCATCATCCTTGAACCGTGGGACGGCCAATCGCGCTTTACAATGGTCATGGTTGGCCTGGACCGCCGCCCAGGCGAAACCGGCCTCACCTATCGCACAGACACCATGATGATCGTCAGCCTCAACCCGACGACCAACAGCATTGGCATCCTGAGCATACCGCGTGACCTTTACGTCGATGTACCGGGCTATTCCAGCTTACTGCGCATCAATTCACCGATGATCTATGGTGAACTACAAAGCCCCGGTTATGGGCCTATCTTGATGCAGCAGACCGTACAACGTAACTTCGGCATTCGTGTCAACGAATATGTAGCGATCGACTTCCAGGCATTTATTGATGTCGTCGATGCCATTGGCGGCGTGGACGTCACCATTGACTATACAATCAATGACCCACAGTATCCTGACATGAACTATGGGTATGATCCGTTCTACTTGCCCACTGGGACGCATCATCTCAACGGTTACGATACGCTCCGGTTCGCGCGCACACGTCACGGTGATAGCGATATCAGCCGTGCAGAGCGCCAGCAACAAGCCATCTTTGCCATCCGCGATAAGATCATGCGTGCCGATATGGTTCCGACCCTGGTCCTACAGGCACCGGCTTTCTGGCAAGCATGGGAAGAACATGTCTATACTGGCCTCACGCTTGAGCAGATTATTCAGCTTGGCCTATATGCCAAAGACATCCCAGCGGAGAATATTCATACGGGTGTGATGGATTACTACTATCTACAGCCTTATACCACCGCAAAGGGCGAGGCGGTCCTCATCCCCAATCGGGGCCGCATGTCAGACTTGATGGTTGAGGTCTTCGGCGCAGATTACAACCAGTAA
- a CDS encoding lipoate--protein ligase family protein, which translates to MRQWRLIYDSPAIGAWNMAVDEAILQAVSAGEQPPTLRVYAWDPFCLSLGYGQPVGDVDDVRLQAHGWHVVRRPTGGRAILHGDELTYSVSLPIDHELAQGDVIASYRRLSEALVAALMQLGLTPQSEKQAKSNGSSRGPVCFEVPSHYEITSQGRKLIGSAQVRRKAGILQHGTLPLYGDVGRICEALQFDDEAAREAGKAKVRERAITLSEALGSDVDWLTAADALVAGFSEAFGLTFEMGHLSESELNCAEQLLQDVYTNTAWTAKR; encoded by the coding sequence ATGCGTCAATGGCGTTTGATTTACGATTCCCCTGCGATTGGGGCCTGGAATATGGCGGTGGACGAAGCCATTTTGCAGGCTGTTAGCGCTGGAGAACAACCCCCAACACTACGCGTCTATGCCTGGGACCCTTTCTGCTTATCATTAGGGTACGGCCAGCCAGTGGGGGATGTGGATGATGTACGCTTACAGGCTCATGGTTGGCATGTGGTGCGGCGACCAACCGGCGGGCGAGCGATTTTACATGGTGATGAATTAACCTATAGTGTGTCGCTGCCGATTGATCATGAACTCGCGCAAGGGGATGTCATTGCCAGCTACCGTCGCTTAAGCGAAGCCCTGGTTGCTGCGTTGATGCAGCTTGGCCTCACGCCACAATCGGAAAAACAAGCCAAGTCAAACGGCAGCAGTCGCGGCCCTGTTTGCTTTGAAGTGCCGTCTCATTATGAAATTACTTCCCAGGGGCGTAAGTTGATTGGTAGTGCCCAGGTGCGCCGCAAAGCAGGGATTTTGCAACATGGTACGCTCCCGCTTTATGGGGATGTAGGGCGCATCTGTGAGGCGCTCCAGTTCGATGATGAGGCCGCGCGCGAAGCTGGAAAGGCTAAAGTGCGTGAACGGGCCATTACGCTCAGTGAGGCGCTCGGTTCTGATGTGGATTGGCTGACAGCCGCTGATGCGCTTGTAGCGGGATTTAGCGAGGCGTTTGGACTCACATTTGAGATGGGCCACCTCTCAGAGAGCGAATTAAACTGTGCTGAGCAGCTTTTGCAGGATGTCTATACCAATACGGCCTGGACGGCAAAACGCTAG
- a CDS encoding tyrosine-type recombinase/integrase, with product MLKRQLPLFPSQPDDPKDINRKTPLGATFDLFRAYLGQEGKSEHTVKAFLADMTLLAEHTGAETPVAQYTTTNLNEFLHWMEFGRGVPCSRKTYARRVTSIKVYFKWLKQIGAIPHDPAQAVLQRSGPAPLSQVISREEEKSAILVAQGMKKGDDHDYRPEFLLLLLLETGIKKSEAGRLTAQDFDRSNPERPVVLIKHKSKNVYKERRIEVSARLVEVLDDYLAQYHPKEAVFTCTTRNLEYILTDIGEQAEIPFKLSFEVMRWTCAVRDYRAGMEEEAIREKLGLSRTSWYETSAKIKRLSTQLDEQAVH from the coding sequence ATGCTTAAGCGCCAACTCCCCTTATTTCCATCCCAACCCGATGACCCTAAGGACATCAATCGTAAGACGCCCCTTGGCGCGACGTTTGATTTGTTCAGGGCGTACCTGGGCCAAGAGGGTAAATCAGAGCATACTGTGAAGGCTTTTCTGGCCGATATGACCCTGCTGGCTGAGCATACCGGCGCAGAGACCCCTGTCGCACAATATACGACCACGAACCTGAATGAGTTTTTACACTGGATGGAATTTGGCCGCGGGGTGCCGTGCAGCCGTAAGACGTATGCTCGCCGCGTCACGTCGATCAAGGTCTATTTTAAGTGGCTTAAGCAAATCGGTGCTATTCCGCATGACCCGGCCCAGGCCGTTTTGCAGCGCAGCGGCCCCGCGCCATTATCACAAGTTATCTCCAGAGAAGAAGAAAAATCGGCCATTTTGGTTGCCCAGGGTATGAAGAAGGGCGACGACCATGATTATCGCCCGGAATTCTTGTTGCTGCTCTTGCTGGAAACAGGTATTAAGAAGAGCGAGGCGGGCCGCCTGACAGCGCAGGACTTCGACCGAAGCAATCCTGAACGGCCTGTAGTGCTTATTAAGCACAAGTCTAAGAATGTCTACAAAGAGCGACGGATTGAAGTTTCCGCACGCTTGGTCGAAGTGCTTGATGATTATCTGGCTCAGTATCATCCTAAAGAGGCCGTTTTTACGTGTACGACGCGCAATCTGGAATATATCCTCACGGATATTGGCGAACAGGCGGAAATCCCGTTTAAGCTCTCTTTTGAAGTGATGCGTTGGACCTGTGCCGTGCGGGATTATCGTGCTGGCATGGAAGAAGAGGCAATTCGGGAAAAACTTGGCCTCAGCCGGACCAGTTGGTATGAGACGAGCGCGAAAATTAAGCGGCTGAGTACTCAACTAGACGAACAAGCTGTCCATTAG
- a CDS encoding class I SAM-dependent rRNA methyltransferase: protein MPSPTVTIKPKREKPIINQHPWIFSGAIASVKDANPGDVVTVVDSKGHFLARGYFNPKSQIQVRILTWQDEPIDDAWWQKMLQRAIDSRKDQPADSGFRIINAENDFIPGLVADYYNGWIVLQALTLFIDQHKQHIAQMLMEMMGARGVYERSDVDVRGREGLSDAIGQLAGLPVPDQIEFQHSPGIKLLVDIKNGHKTGFYLDQKENHRSLEALIAGSDETQHVLNCFAYTGAFTVAALATGKTHVVSVDSSLEALQLAEKNIALNELDQTEESYELIQANCFDYLRDATEAGDQYDIIILDPPKFAHNKQQIDRASRGYKDLNLHAFHLIKPGGYLMTYSCSGAISQDLFQKIVFGALADSGRQAQIVSHLNANSDHPIALTFPEGEYLKGLLLKVY from the coding sequence ATGCCCTCACCCACTGTTACAATCAAGCCCAAGCGCGAAAAGCCCATCATCAACCAGCACCCCTGGATTTTTTCCGGTGCTATCGCCTCCGTCAAAGATGCCAATCCTGGCGACGTGGTTACGGTAGTCGATTCAAAAGGTCATTTTCTCGCACGCGGGTATTTCAACCCGAAGTCACAAATCCAGGTGCGCATCCTCACATGGCAGGATGAACCTATTGATGATGCCTGGTGGCAGAAAATGCTGCAGCGCGCCATCGACAGCCGCAAAGACCAGCCTGCAGACAGCGGCTTCCGCATCATCAACGCGGAAAATGACTTTATCCCCGGCCTCGTAGCAGATTACTACAATGGCTGGATCGTACTGCAAGCGCTAACCCTGTTCATCGACCAGCACAAACAGCATATTGCCCAGATGTTGATGGAAATGATGGGAGCACGCGGCGTTTATGAACGCAGTGATGTTGATGTGCGAGGGCGAGAAGGTCTTAGCGATGCAATCGGCCAACTGGCAGGCTTGCCCGTACCAGACCAGATCGAATTCCAGCACTCACCCGGCATCAAACTGCTGGTTGACATCAAGAATGGCCACAAAACAGGCTTCTATCTCGATCAAAAGGAAAATCATCGCTCTCTCGAAGCACTCATTGCAGGTAGTGATGAAACACAGCATGTGTTGAACTGCTTCGCCTATACAGGAGCATTTACCGTTGCCGCCCTGGCTACAGGTAAAACGCACGTCGTCAGCGTTGATTCTTCGCTCGAAGCGCTGCAACTTGCGGAGAAAAACATCGCGCTCAATGAGTTAGATCAAACCGAAGAAAGCTACGAGCTAATCCAGGCCAATTGTTTTGATTATTTACGGGATGCCACCGAAGCAGGCGACCAATACGACATCATCATCCTGGACCCACCCAAGTTCGCGCACAATAAACAGCAAATTGATCGGGCCTCACGCGGTTACAAAGACCTCAATCTACATGCTTTTCATCTCATTAAACCGGGCGGCTACCTGATGACCTATTCCTGCTCAGGGGCTATCAGCCAGGATTTGTTCCAAAAGATTGTATTCGGAGCATTGGCAGACAGTGGCAGACAGGCCCAAATTGTGAGCCATCTCAACGCCAACAGTGATCATCCTATCGCCCTGACATTCCCAGAAGGCGAATATCTCAAAGGGCTGCTGCTTAAAGTATATTAA
- the ligA gene encoding NAD-dependent DNA ligase LigA encodes MTKEIAERAAQLREELNHHIYRYNVLNDPIITDAEYDKLYHELAHIEQENPELQTPDSPTQRVGSDLSEDLPKIAHPGPILSLSNAFSEADLRRWEERNLRMMSAGTTFDYVLEPKLDGLSIVLTYVDGILTTAATRGNGEIGDDVTANIRTVRTIPLRIPSRADGPSAPPRLVVRGEVLFLKEDFERVNEEQDAQGLPRYVNARNTASGSLKQKDSRVTATRPLTAYIYDIVDSDGIVLDNEWDTLGYMRDLGFNVIPHAEYYPTLSDIIQQIPTWESRRHALPFEIDGLVLKINKVAYRRELGVVGKDPRGATAFKFPAEEATTKLLDVVPNIGRTGKVTPTASLDPVFLSGVTVSNASLHNYDLINQLDIRMGDMVIIKRSGEVIPYVIGPVTGARDGSETPIEPPQYCPFSGDELVRPAGAVDLFCPNPRCPERVFRSLEFFVSRGAMDIDGMGPETVKALIDAGLISDEADIFYLTAEPILEMEGFGDKKVDNLMQSIETAKHRSLARLLSSLGIDGIGSVAANLLASHFQNIDDLIALSDRATAASQAFKECVAPLLQQPTDMDVDKRRAVTRLSRPLIELAPRYLDAADLENRLSRLLKPVLSDAPENTPDISIIATQLGTLIDAARPLLTIDGLGPVLVHNIINWFADDYHKALLQKMRDAGVNMEAETIEQASNTFDGLKFVITGTMTVPRDDIKALIESHGGKVSGSVSKKTDYVVVGDSPGSKADKAQQLGVTILSEDDLRAMVK; translated from the coding sequence ATGACCAAGGAGATCGCCGAGCGCGCCGCTCAGCTCCGAGAAGAATTGAACCATCATATTTATCGGTACAATGTGCTTAATGACCCCATCATCACGGACGCCGAATACGATAAACTCTATCACGAATTAGCACACATCGAGCAGGAAAACCCGGAATTACAGACGCCTGATTCACCAACCCAGCGCGTCGGCAGCGATCTGAGTGAAGACTTGCCGAAGATCGCACATCCTGGCCCTATCCTGAGCTTATCAAACGCCTTTAGCGAAGCCGACTTGCGTCGATGGGAAGAACGCAACTTACGCATGATGAGTGCCGGCACTACTTTTGACTATGTGCTGGAACCTAAGCTTGATGGCCTCAGCATTGTGCTCACTTACGTGGATGGCATCCTGACGACCGCGGCAACACGTGGCAATGGTGAAATCGGCGATGATGTGACAGCCAACATTCGCACTGTGCGGACTATCCCGCTGCGCATCCCCTCACGTGCTGATGGGCCATCTGCACCGCCTCGGTTAGTCGTCCGTGGCGAAGTATTATTCCTGAAAGAAGACTTCGAGCGCGTCAACGAAGAGCAGGACGCCCAGGGCTTGCCACGGTACGTCAACGCACGGAACACCGCCTCTGGCTCTCTTAAGCAAAAAGACTCCCGCGTGACGGCAACTCGTCCCCTGACAGCATATATTTACGATATTGTTGATAGCGATGGCATTGTGTTGGATAACGAGTGGGATACACTGGGATATATGCGGGATTTAGGCTTCAACGTTATCCCACATGCAGAGTATTATCCCACCTTATCCGACATTATCCAGCAAATACCCACGTGGGAATCCCGCAGGCACGCGTTACCCTTTGAAATTGATGGATTAGTCCTCAAAATCAACAAAGTGGCCTATCGGCGGGAATTAGGCGTCGTGGGTAAAGACCCCCGAGGCGCAACGGCCTTTAAGTTCCCGGCAGAAGAAGCCACCACCAAGCTCCTTGATGTGGTGCCCAATATTGGTCGTACAGGCAAAGTTACGCCAACAGCTTCGCTTGATCCTGTTTTTTTGAGCGGCGTCACCGTTAGCAATGCCAGCCTACACAATTATGATCTCATCAACCAGCTCGATATCCGGATGGGTGATATGGTCATTATTAAGCGCTCTGGCGAAGTCATTCCCTACGTTATTGGCCCAGTCACGGGCGCACGGGATGGCAGTGAAACGCCGATTGAGCCGCCACAATATTGCCCCTTCTCTGGCGATGAACTGGTCCGGCCCGCTGGTGCAGTCGATCTATTTTGTCCCAATCCACGCTGTCCGGAGCGCGTCTTCCGTAGTTTGGAATTCTTCGTCTCACGCGGGGCGATGGACATTGACGGTATGGGACCGGAAACTGTAAAAGCCTTGATAGATGCGGGCCTCATCAGCGATGAAGCCGATATTTTCTACCTAACGGCTGAGCCTATTCTGGAAATGGAAGGCTTCGGCGATAAAAAGGTCGACAATCTGATGCAGTCGATCGAAACAGCTAAGCACCGCTCCCTGGCGCGGTTACTCTCATCACTAGGGATCGATGGCATCGGCAGCGTCGCGGCGAACTTGTTAGCTTCTCACTTCCAGAATATTGACGATTTAATCGCCCTATCGGACCGTGCTACAGCAGCAAGTCAGGCTTTCAAAGAATGTGTTGCGCCGCTGCTACAACAGCCAACAGATATGGATGTCGATAAACGCCGCGCTGTTACGCGCCTCTCAAGGCCATTGATTGAGTTGGCCCCACGGTATCTGGATGCTGCCGACCTGGAAAATAGGCTCAGCCGCCTGCTTAAGCCTGTGCTGAGCGATGCCCCTGAAAATACGCCAGATATAAGTATCATCGCCACACAATTAGGGACTCTCATTGATGCTGCCCGGCCCCTGCTCACAATTGACGGGCTCGGCCCCGTGCTGGTGCACAATATCATCAACTGGTTCGCAGATGATTATCATAAAGCGTTGCTGCAAAAAATGCGCGATGCAGGCGTCAATATGGAGGCGGAAACCATCGAACAAGCCAGCAATACTTTTGACGGGCTAAAGTTCGTCATCACTGGCACCATGACCGTTCCGCGTGACGACATCAAAGCCCTGATTGAATCGCATGGCGGCAAAGTCAGCGGCAGCGTCAGCAAAAAGACAGATTATGTCGTTGTAGGGGATTCACCCGGTTCCAAAGCAGACAAAGCTCAGCAGCTCGGCGTGACGATTCTCAGTGAGGACGATCTGCGCGCTATGGTCAAATAG